One genomic segment of Gottschalkia acidurici 9a includes these proteins:
- a CDS encoding undecaprenyl-diphosphate phosphatase codes for MIFIELLKAVFLGVVEGITEWLPISSTGHMILVEKFIQLNASAAFKEMFFVVIQLGAILAVVLLYFHKLNPFSPSKSSKEKQDTMSIWYKVIVGIIPAGVFGFLFDDWLNEHLYNYKTVSIMLIVYGILFIIIENRNKGRGGNIRSFSDLSYRTAFLIGMFQVLALIPGTSRSGATILGAILLGTSRYIAAEYSFFLSIPIMFGASGVKLLKFGLSFTSMEIAILVTGMVVAFIVSVVAIKFLMSYIKNNDFKAFGWYRIILGILVIAYFAFWGN; via the coding sequence ATGATTTTTATCGAACTATTGAAAGCAGTATTCTTAGGAGTTGTTGAAGGAATTACTGAATGGCTTCCTATCAGTAGTACTGGTCATATGATTTTAGTTGAAAAATTTATACAATTAAATGCTTCAGCTGCTTTTAAGGAAATGTTTTTTGTGGTTATCCAGCTAGGAGCTATATTAGCTGTTGTTCTATTATATTTTCATAAATTGAATCCTTTTTCCCCTAGTAAGTCCAGCAAAGAGAAGCAAGATACTATGTCAATTTGGTATAAAGTTATTGTCGGAATTATTCCAGCAGGAGTATTTGGTTTCTTATTTGATGATTGGTTAAATGAGCATTTATATAACTATAAAACTGTTTCTATAATGTTAATTGTTTACGGTATTTTGTTTATCATCATTGAAAATCGTAATAAAGGTCGTGGCGGTAATATTAGAAGTTTTAGTGATCTAAGCTATAGAACAGCTTTCTTGATTGGAATGTTTCAAGTTCTAGCTTTAATTCCAGGTACGTCACGTTCAGGTGCAACTATTCTTGGTGCAATTTTATTAGGCACTTCGCGTTACATAGCTGCAGAATATTCTTTCTTTTTATCTATACCAATAATGTTTGGTGCTAGCGGTGTAAAGCTACTTAAATTCGGACTTAGCTTCACTAGTATGGAAATAGCTATTTTAGTTACAGGTATGGTTGTAGCTTTCATTGTTTCTGTTGTAGCTATAAAATTCTTAATGAGTTACATTAAAAATAATGACTTTAAAGCGTTTGGTTGGTATCGTATTATTTTAGGTATTTTAGTTATTGCATATTTTGCGTTTTGGGGAAACTAA
- a CDS encoding carbonic anhydrase has translation MKAKALGMILSAGILTLTLTGCDGEQKQASVEVNQQVKQVYTRPDVTNPEDAKKLLLEGNKRFISGEILNKDLSKENLKKLSMGQKPLAVIVGCSDSRVNPEIIFDQGLGDLFVIRDAGNVIDKITMGSVEYGVEQLGAPLIVVLGHEKCGAVEATVNKAQASENIQGIIEKINISLEGIDNNASKDKIYAEVEDKNIENTVNEIKREPVIENLIKENKVQVIGAKYHIETGEVVFE, from the coding sequence ATGAAAGCTAAAGCTTTAGGAATGATTTTATCAGCTGGAATCTTAACACTAACACTAACAGGATGTGATGGGGAACAAAAACAGGCATCTGTCGAAGTTAACCAGCAAGTCAAACAAGTCTACACAAGACCAGATGTTACAAATCCAGAGGATGCAAAAAAACTGCTGTTAGAAGGTAACAAAAGATTCATTAGTGGAGAGATATTGAACAAGGACTTAAGTAAAGAAAATCTAAAGAAGTTAAGTATGGGACAAAAACCACTAGCAGTAATAGTTGGTTGTAGTGATAGTAGGGTAAATCCTGAAATAATATTCGATCAAGGGCTAGGAGATTTATTTGTTATTAGAGATGCTGGAAACGTCATAGACAAAATAACAATGGGTAGTGTTGAATATGGTGTAGAACAATTAGGTGCGCCACTAATAGTTGTACTAGGTCATGAAAAATGTGGTGCTGTAGAGGCTACTGTCAACAAGGCTCAAGCTTCTGAAAATATACAGGGAATAATTGAAAAAATAAATATTTCTTTAGAAGGCATAGATAACAATGCATCAAAAGATAAGATATATGCAGAAGTAGAAGATAAGAATATAGAAAACACGGTAAATGAGATAAAAAGAGAACCTGTTATAGAAAACTTAATAAAAGAAAATAAAGTTCAAGTTATTGGAGCAAAATATCATATTGAAACTGGAGAAGTAGTATTTGAGTAA
- a CDS encoding bis-aminopropyl spermidine synthase family protein: MNKKNKAKIKNNKELLCNYVQKVSENVRIEDGSQVIEKILINVYFREGISTKELAKNNLLPTPVVAAIKREFIKLGLLVQDRGVRLTIKGRCFIENDLGFKGVNKELYIRLISEPWKEHEEIIELKEELNEIFINRPQADVTIDQSKCTVDTSIKRALLALKNSVLIGKKILCVGDDDLVSIAIGFLLKKLFSNIQYSRTIILVMDIDQRVLSYIEALSEKENLPIKCEHIDFRKPISNKFRGIFDCFFTDPPYTLQGMNLFISRGVEALKRENGIPIFLSYANKSPDFEFDMQKCFLNMGLTVSEVFTTFNSYESAGIIGSTGQMIILKTTSRTKSSINSSYEGMIYTGEFKITVRYYKCKECNKIIEVGNSKKVKTIEELKEKGCSNCNGKIFKIIEKVKN; encoded by the coding sequence TTGAATAAAAAAAATAAAGCTAAAATAAAAAACAATAAGGAATTATTATGTAATTATGTACAAAAGGTAAGTGAAAATGTCAGAATAGAAGATGGAAGTCAAGTTATAGAGAAAATTTTAATAAATGTTTATTTTAGAGAGGGTATATCTACTAAAGAACTAGCAAAAAACAATCTACTTCCAACTCCTGTGGTCGCAGCTATTAAAAGAGAGTTTATTAAACTTGGATTACTAGTTCAGGACAGAGGGGTAAGACTTACAATAAAAGGTAGATGTTTTATAGAAAATGACTTAGGATTTAAAGGAGTAAATAAAGAACTATATATCAGGCTAATATCAGAGCCATGGAAAGAGCACGAAGAAATCATAGAATTAAAAGAAGAATTAAATGAGATATTTATTAATCGCCCTCAAGCTGATGTCACTATAGATCAATCGAAGTGTACTGTAGACACTTCCATAAAGAGAGCACTATTAGCGCTTAAGAATTCAGTATTAATAGGAAAGAAGATACTATGTGTGGGAGATGATGATTTAGTAAGTATAGCTATAGGATTTTTATTAAAAAAGCTTTTTTCTAATATACAGTACTCTAGAACTATAATTTTGGTAATGGATATTGATCAAAGAGTTCTTTCTTATATTGAGGCATTATCTGAAAAAGAGAATCTTCCTATCAAATGTGAGCATATAGACTTTAGGAAGCCTATATCAAATAAATTTAGAGGAATATTTGATTGTTTCTTTACTGATCCTCCTTATACGCTTCAAGGAATGAACTTATTTATATCAAGGGGAGTTGAAGCTTTAAAGCGAGAGAATGGTATTCCAATTTTCCTTTCATACGCAAATAAGTCACCAGACTTTGAGTTTGATATGCAAAAGTGTTTTTTAAATATGGGACTTACAGTCTCAGAAGTATTTACTACATTTAATAGTTATGAGAGTGCTGGAATAATTGGGAGCACAGGTCAAATGATTATTCTTAAAACTACTAGTAGAACAAAATCATCAATAAATAGTTCTTATGAAGGGATGATTTATACAGGAGAATTTAAAATAACAGTTAGATATTATAAATGTAAAGAATGTAATAAAATAATTGAGGTTGGTAATTCAAAAAAAGTCAAAACAATAGAAGAACTGAAAGAAAAAGGTTGTAGTAATTGCAACGGTAAAATATTTAAAATTATTGAAAAAGTAAAAAATTAA
- a CDS encoding N-acetyltransferase, with the protein MITKLEIDDLEKVMKIWLETNINAHKFINEEYWNKNYDIVKEMLPQADILVYKSMDKIKGFIGISDNQYIAGLFVAKEYQGKGIGQMLLEEAKSHYSTLSLDVYSKNTKAINFYNKNGFTITKEQTSSDTGEVEYRMVWEKASSLK; encoded by the coding sequence ATGATTACGAAACTAGAGATAGATGACTTAGAGAAAGTAATGAAAATTTGGTTGGAGACAAACATTAATGCTCATAAATTTATTAATGAAGAATACTGGAATAAAAACTATGATATAGTTAAAGAAATGTTGCCCCAAGCAGATATTTTAGTCTATAAATCTATGGATAAAATAAAAGGATTTATTGGAATAAGTGATAATCAATACATTGCAGGATTATTTGTTGCAAAAGAATATCAAGGAAAAGGCATTGGACAAATGCTTTTAGAAGAAGCGAAGAGTCATTATAGTACTTTAAGCTTAGATGTATATAGTAAAAACACGAAAGCAATCAATTTTTATAATAAAAATGGATTTACTATTACAAAAGAACAAACTAGCTCAGATACTGGAGAAGTGGAATATAGAATGGTATGGGAAAAAGCTTCTAGCCTAAAATAA
- a CDS encoding DUF4179 domain-containing protein — protein MKEIEKMLNKNKLDIDRIEVPEELETRLYSALNKISLAKPKRRSWKIRVAVACIIFLLIGYNFNAIAYYGKKLLGYDQIMNGTLKGLNELGKGQTIGKSYTFKNGLSLTLDGIMVDENQLLVFYTLRDPSGQIDKDSNIHITIKGANKEYKGNSGQGKINDEKTEIKWIYSFERPYLFDKTLDLNIQLAYDDTTEVGNISFTIDKDKAMGYTLKQNINETLKSNNTKIHLDSIVASPTKTVLYGSIQNIIELAKDHILGERLRPNHININLRGNGQELESQGVSITTDTNGIKFYSEYDALPEKLKSVQAYVESFSVDRDVNKKFNIKKGSEAQKIEVLERNITIDNIYELEGSTYVSITTTEDVILTQVGLIVDGERVSLRETIGSNIKKSEDGKTLHSRTLRFSKTGDNHQLSIEKMTYTEIYDKIIEIPIK, from the coding sequence ATGAAAGAAATTGAGAAAATGTTGAACAAAAATAAATTAGATATAGATAGAATTGAAGTCCCTGAAGAATTAGAGACAAGATTATATAGTGCTTTAAATAAAATCTCTTTAGCTAAGCCAAAAAGAAGGAGTTGGAAAATCAGAGTCGCAGTCGCTTGTATTATATTTTTACTTATAGGATATAACTTTAATGCTATTGCATATTATGGGAAAAAACTTCTGGGATATGACCAAATTATGAATGGTACTTTAAAGGGACTAAATGAATTGGGAAAAGGTCAGACTATTGGAAAAAGCTATACCTTCAAGAATGGATTAAGTCTAACATTAGATGGAATAATGGTAGACGAAAATCAGCTATTAGTTTTTTATACACTAAGAGATCCAAGTGGGCAAATTGATAAAGATAGTAATATTCATATAACTATTAAAGGAGCTAATAAGGAATATAAAGGTAACAGTGGACAAGGGAAAATAAATGATGAAAAAACAGAAATAAAATGGATATATAGTTTTGAGAGACCATATCTATTTGATAAGACATTAGATTTAAACATACAATTAGCATATGATGACACAACGGAAGTAGGTAATATTAGTTTTACCATAGATAAAGATAAGGCAATGGGCTATACATTAAAGCAGAATATTAATGAAACTTTAAAGTCTAATAATACAAAAATTCATCTAGACTCAATAGTAGCATCGCCTACAAAAACTGTACTATATGGATCTATACAAAATATTATTGAATTAGCTAAGGATCACATATTAGGAGAGAGATTACGTCCAAATCATATAAATATAAATTTAAGAGGTAACGGACAGGAGTTAGAAAGTCAAGGTGTTAGCATTACCACAGACACTAATGGGATTAAATTTTATAGCGAATATGATGCTTTGCCAGAGAAATTAAAATCAGTTCAAGCATATGTGGAAAGCTTTTCTGTAGATAGAGATGTTAATAAAAAGTTTAATATTAAGAAGGGTTCTGAAGCCCAAAAAATTGAAGTCCTAGAGAGGAATATAACAATAGATAATATATATGAATTAGAAGGAAGCACATATGTTAGCATTACTACAACAGAAGATGTTATACTTACCCAGGTGGGACTTATAGTAGATGGAGAAAGAGTAAGTCTTAGAGAAACTATCGGAAGTAATATTAAAAAATCAGAAGATGGAAAAACACTTCATAGTAGAACACTACGTTTTTCGAAAACCGGAGATAATCATCAATTGAGTATAGAAAAGATGACTTACACAGAAATATATGATAAAATCATTGAAATTCCGATAAAGTAA
- a CDS encoding sigma-70 family RNA polymerase sigma factor, with amino-acid sequence MDIEVLVKKAKKGDKDALVKLIMAQKEEYYKLAFVYMKNKEDSLDAMSDMITILYENIQQLKNRDAFYSWSKTILVNCCKKILRDKSKFVNENIIEKEVCEVHLKEKEEQIVIEEHLLKLTDKHQEIIRLRYFLDLDYKAISDILKIPPGTVKSRLHIGLKKLEESLRGDKYERN; translated from the coding sequence GTGGATATAGAGGTACTAGTTAAAAAAGCAAAGAAGGGAGATAAAGATGCACTGGTAAAGTTAATTATGGCTCAAAAAGAGGAATACTACAAATTAGCCTTTGTATATATGAAAAACAAAGAAGATTCTTTAGATGCTATGTCGGATATGATTACAATACTATACGAAAATATACAGCAATTAAAAAATCGAGACGCATTTTATAGTTGGAGCAAAACTATTTTGGTAAATTGCTGTAAAAAGATTTTAAGGGATAAAAGTAAATTTGTTAATGAAAATATCATTGAAAAAGAAGTTTGTGAAGTTCACTTAAAGGAGAAAGAAGAACAAATTGTAATAGAAGAGCATTTGTTAAAACTTACTGATAAGCATCAAGAAATTATTAGACTTAGATATTTTTTAGATTTAGACTATAAAGCTATATCAGATATTTTAAAGATACCTCCTGGAACAGTAAAGTCTCGTCTTCATATAGGGCTTAAAAAATTAGAAGAAAGTCTAAGGGGTGATAAATATGAAAGAAATTGA